DNA from Streptomyces sp. NBC_01260:
GATTCGGGCCGGTGGAGGTGACGGTCGAACACGGCTGAGGACGGAACGGGGGCGGAACGGGGACGGAACGGGGGCGCGCGGTGGCGCACCCCCGCCTCCTCATACGTCCGTGCGGATCACGACGGCCAGGGTGCGGGGGCCGTGTACGCCCTCCACCCGTTCCAGTTCGATGTCGGAGGTGGCCGACGGTCCGCTGATCAGCGTCGTCGGCCGCTCGGGCACCAGCTCGGCCACCGCCTCCGGAACGCCCACCCGCACGGTCGACAGATCGACGACACAGACATGGAGATCGGGCACCAGGGACAGCGCGCGACGCCCCTGGTCGGGCGATCCGTCCAGGAAGATGGTGCCGGTCTCGGCGCAGCTGACGGCCGAGGCCGTGACGACGCCGTCGAGGGCGTCCAGCCGCGGCGGAGGAATATCGGCGGAGTCCTGCCGCACCTCGCCGTCGTAGGCGGTGAGCCATTGCGGGTCGAGTCCGGCGGGCACCCCGATCCTTCGGGCGCCCCGCTCCCGCAGCACCTCGGCGACGACCTCGGCGGTCCGGTCGGCGGTGCAGGGGTGGACCTGGGCCTTGTAGTCGACGAGCCGGTCGGTGAACAGGGCCAGGCGCTCCGCGTCGGGGAGGGTACGGCCGGTGCGGTAGGCGCGCGGGACCGGGGTGTCGGCGGCGGGCGCGAGGGCCAGGGCGTCCCGGACGCGGCCGAGCACCGTTTCGCGAGCGGTCGTCACTTCTCCTCCTCCTGCTGCTGGTTGCGCGTGTGTTCGTCGGCGGCCGCCCGCATCGTCGCCGCGCCCTCGGCCGAGGAGAGCCAGGAGCGGAA
Protein-coding regions in this window:
- a CDS encoding LutC/YkgG family protein produces the protein MTTARETVLGRVRDALALAPAADTPVPRAYRTGRTLPDAERLALFTDRLVDYKAQVHPCTADRTAEVVAEVLRERGARRIGVPAGLDPQWLTAYDGEVRQDSADIPPPRLDALDGVVTASAVSCAETGTIFLDGSPDQGRRALSLVPDLHVCVVDLSTVRVGVPEAVAELVPERPTTLISGPSATSDIELERVEGVHGPRTLAVVIRTDV